The genomic DNA CGCGCTACTCATTGCGCAGAGTGACGTCGACGGAGTGGGTCATCAATGACTTTCGCTATGAGGCGCATGATCCACGTCATGTGGTGGCCTGTGTGTACGAACTCGAGGAGACCGAGGTCGAGGTCGTGTGGTTGCGCGACTTGCCGCTCGCTTCCCGCTACTCCTCGCCGTTCGATGTGCTCGAGGAAGTGGAACGGGTGAACAGTGTGAGTCGAGCGACCCGACCCGTCGCCATCCCGCATCTGCCGCCGCTTCTGGCGACGTGAGGGCACCGATCATTCTTCTCCGCCGTTGTTCTCGGCCGCTCCGCCGAGCCAGCCGCGACGGCGGAAGACGATGTACGCCACCACGTCGAGCACGATGATCGAGACGCCGACCGCCACCCAGCCGTACTCCCATCGCAGGAGCGGCAGGTTCTTGAAGTTCATGCCGTAGAGGCCGCCGATCACGGTCGGGATCGCCAGCAGCGCGGCATACGCGGAGATCGTTCGCATGTCCTGGTTCTGGCGGGTGGCGACATTGCTCTCATGACTGGAAACCAGAGCGTCGAGAGAGGCGTGCTCGTTGGCGGAGAGTTCGGCAACGCCCGTCGCGTCGAGTTCGAGATGATGGAAGTAAGGGCGCAACTTAGGGCGATCCGCCGTTGCCGCTTCGAACTCCTGGCGAGCGGCCCTGAGCGCCTCGGACAGGCCGGTCGCGGCCCGATCGATGCGCCCGATCCGCCGACGCAGACGGTAGATGCGCTGATAGTCCTCATGGACGCGGTTGTCGAAGACGTCCGCCTCGAGTTCGTCGAGGTCGCCTTCGACTTGAGCGGCGAGCTCGACGAAGTCATGCACGATGGCGTCGAGAACTCGATACGCCGCGGTGATCGGCGAATCCACGAGTACCGGCCCGGGGCCTGCGAGCAACGCGTCAAGGTCGCGAATCTCATCGATGTCGCCGCGTTGGATCAGAAGCAGCACATCGCCGTTCCAGATGAGCGCCAGATCCACGTCGGTCGTCGCCGACTCGACTCCGCCTCGATCGACATCCCAGATCGACAGATACAGGTGGTCGCCGAAGGTCTCGAACTTCGGCTGCTGTCGATGCTCGCCCAGGTCGCCGAGTATGAGCGGGTGGAGTCCGAACTGAGCCTGCGCCACTTCCAGTTCGGCGCGAGAGGGGTTCACCAGGCGGTGCCATGGTCTCGTCATCGCGCGCCGCCGGTCAGAATGCGTCGCGCTCGTCGTCCTCTGAGCCGCCGGCAGCGAGACGATCGGCTGTGGCGCTGTCGATCAGATCGTCGTCGATGTCGGGATCGAGCGTGGTCTCTCCGTCCACCTCGGTGGTGACGAGGTCATCGTCGAACGGCTTCTCGTCCGGTGTCTCGTCAGCAGGGAGGGGAATGATCGGGGGGATGATGTTCGACATGATCGCGTCCTTTCGCCGGGTTGTCCGTCGACTGTAACCACGAAAGGACTGTGCGCCCGAGCCGCTTGACCGATGGTGCGGGTGGCGCTATAAGCCGCGCCGGAGCGACTGTCAGCGACTCGTCGGCGCGCCGTAGCGTGCCACCATCGTCCGTGCCGCTTCGTCCACCACATCGTGCGTCTCGGCTTCGTCGAGCGACCAGTTGCCGTGGATGAGGCGTGGCCAGAAGACGACGGTGGAGATCATCCCGAGGAACTGTGCTGCCGCAACGTCGGGGTTCTCGACGATGGCGGTCCCGGCCACATTCGCCGTCTTGAAATAGCGCGCCAGCGCAGTGAGGACGGGCAGCGTGCCGAAATTGAAGGTGCGTTCGCGCAACTCCGGGAATCTCGGCAGGTTGGCGATCACGACCCGGATCAAGTCCTCCATCTGAGGGCGCGACAGCAAATCGGCATAGGCGAGTCCCAGGACGACCAGGCCGGCGTGAAAGTCTTCGGAGGGTGGATCTGCGAATTCGCCGCCAGGAACATCGCCTGCCGCGAGCACCGTCGCTTCGAAGAGTTCTGCCTTCGTCGGGAACTGTTTGAACAGCGTCGCCTTGGAGACCCCGGCGTTCTCGGCGACGCGCGCCAGCGAGGTCCGATCGTACCCATGCTCGAGGAACAGGGTGGTTGACGCATCCAGGATCGCCGCACGGTTGGCGGCCGCGACGCCTCGGTGGTACTGGGAGAGTGCTCGTGCCATGCGCCCAGTATGACACAGAGGTGAGTCACTTGACTCACCATAACGAAAGGAGTACCGTCCCGTAGTGAGTCAGCCGACTCACCTCATGTAAAGGAGCCGAACATGGCCAAGCTCATCTACTCGATGTTCACCTCGCTCGACGGCTACGCCGAAGCGGCGGAGGGCGATCTCGGCAGCGGCGCCGAGGATGAGGAGGTGCACACGTTCATCGGTGACACGTTCCGTCACCTGGGTACCTATCTCTACGGACGGCGGATGTACGAGACGATGGTCTTCTGGGAGACCGCGCACGCCCTGCCCGATGTGCCGCCGTACATCGCGCAGTACGCACGCGACTGGCAGGCCGCGGAGAAGGTCGTCTACTCGACCACGCTCGAGTCGGTGTCGAGCGCGAAGACCCGGATCGAGCGGTCATTCGACCCGGACGCTGTGCGCCGGCTCAAGGCGGAGTCCGATCACGACCTCAGCGTCGACGGCCCGACGCTTGCTGCACACGCGATCGCTGCCGGCCTGGTGGATGAATACCACCTCTTCATCACCACGAGCGTCGTGGGCGGGGGCAAGCGGTTCTTCCCCGATGGCGTACGTCTCGATCTCGACCTGGTCGAGCAGCGTGCCTTCGAAAACGGGCTGCTCTATGTGCGCTACCAGACCCGCTGACCGCACGAAAAAACCTTGCTGGCGCTGACGCCGAGCAAGGTTTGATCGTTCTGATTCGGTGGACCTGAGGGGATTCGAACCCCTGACCCCCTGCATGCCATGCAGGTGCGCTACCAACTGCGCCACAGGCCCAAACGCTGCCCCGTAGAAGCCGGGGCAACTCGAATAGCGTACTACACGGATCGGGCGAAGGGCCAATCGAACAGCCTGCCTGTGGCACGAGGGGCGAGCGGATTAGGCTGACCCCGTGACGAGTATCCGAGCGATCCAGCAAGACGACTTCGAGGAATGGTCCGTTCTGTGGTCCGGATACCTGCGGTTCTATGAATCCGAGATCGCGGACGATGTCACTCGCGCCACGTTCGATCGTCTCGTGAAAGACCGCGAACTGCACGGCGCGCTCGCAATCGACGAAGAGGGGCATGCGATCGGCCTGGTGCACTGGCTGACGCACGCGGCGACGTGGAGCACGGGGGAGTACTGCTATCTCGAGGACCTGTTCGTCGCCCCGGATGCCCGTGGCAGCGGTAGCGGTCGGGCGATGATCGCGCACGTGCGCGAATGGGCCGAACAAGCCGGTTGCGCGAAGCTCTACTGGCTCACGCAGGAGGGCAACGCGACCGCGCGTACCCTCTACGACCGCGTCGCGACGAACACGGGGTTCACGCACTACCAGATCTCGCTCTGAGTTCGAGCGGCGGAACAACTCCGAGGCTCGGGGCGTTCACTCCATGGTGAGCATTCTTGAGAGCGTGGTGATCGGTGCAGGTCAGGCCGGGCTCTCCGCGTCGTACCACCTCACGAGACTCGGGATCGATCATGTCGTCCTCGACGCGGATGCCGAAGCCGGGGGCGCCTGGCGGCACCGCTGGGACGCGCTGACGATGCAGGACGTGCACGGGGTGGCCGAACTCCCCGGTTCGGCCCCGCCGCCGCGGAACAGCGAACGGGCGAATATGGCCGTTCCGGCATACTTCGCGGAGTACGAGCGTGCGCACGCGCTCCCGATCGTGCGACCGGTGCGTGTCGATCAGGTGACGGACGACGACGGTATCCTCGTCGTGCATGCCGGCGAGCGCACCTGGAGCACCCGTACCCTCGTGAACGCGACCGGCACGTGGACCCAGCCGTTCATGCCGCACTACCCCGGGATGGAGACCTTCCTCGGCGAACAGCTGCACACGGTCGACTACCCCGGCCCCGAGCATTTCCGCGGCAGACGAGTGCTCGTCGTCGGCGGCGGAGCATCGGCTGTGCAGTTCATCGGCGCGCTCGCGCCGATCACCGACACGCTCTGGGCGACCCGGCGCGAGCCCGTCTGGATCACCTCCGACTTCACCCCGGAGGCGGGTGCCGCCGCTGTCGCTCTCGTCGAGCAGCGCGTCGCCCAGGGGCTCCCACCGCAGAGCGTGGTCAGCGTCACCGGCCTCATGCTGCGCGCTCAAGAGCGAGAGGCTGAGCGGCGGGGAGCGTATGCCGCACGACGACCGATGTTCTCGCGCATCGAGCCTGACGGGGTCCGCTGGGCCGATGGTGCGTTCGAGCGCGTCGACGTCATCCTCTGGGCCACCGGCTTCCGCCCGGCGATCAGTCATCTGGCTCCCTTGCACCTGCGCAGCGCAGCGGGCGGTATTCAGCTCGACCGCCATGGCCGCGGCACGACTGCGGTCGGGGACCCTCGCGTGCAGATGGTCGGGTACGGCCCGTCTGCGAGCACCATCGGGGCGAATCGTGCGGGTCGAACCGCGGCGCGCGGCGTACAGCATCAGCTCGCCGCGTCGGGCGCGCTGCAGGACACGGACCGAGCCATCTCGCTACGCTGAGCGCATGCTCCGTATCGTCTTCACGATCATCTGGCTGTTGCTCTCGGCCTGGCTCATCATCTGGGTCGGGGAGGGCCTGTTCGGAGTGAATCAGCGTCAGTCGATCCTTCCGTTCGGCGGCGACAAGCTCGGCGCCCCGATCATGATCGGCGTGGCCTGGGGGCTCCTCCTCACCTTCGGCGGCACGATGGGCGGCCTCGGCCGCCGCAAGCGCGTGCGCGGCGACGCGCAGATCGGCGTCGGGCGGATCGTCGAGGTCTCACGCACCGGCCTCACGGTCAACGACGTGCCGCAGTACGACCTGTTCATCCGCGTGACGCCGCGCATGGGCGACGAGTTCGTCGGTCAGCTCCGGATGCTGGTGGATGCGAGTGAATTTGGGATGCTGCAGGTCGGCCAGCCGCTGCCGGTGCGCTACAGCATGACCGATCAGGACACGGTCGAGCTCGCCGACCTCACCGACCCGACGGTGCGCGAGGCGATGCTGAACTGGCGCATCGAGCGCGGTCTCCTCGATCCACGACTGGTGAAGGCGCGCACCACGGGAACTCAGGTGCCGGCATCGGTCCTGACCGTGCGACCGACCGGGCGACGCCGAGAGGGGCAGAGCGAGCTCGCGCTTCGGGTGCTGATGGCACCGGAGGGCCTGTCGACGTGGGAGGCGGACACCACGGTGTTCGTGCACCCCGACGCGATCTCGAGATTCCAGGTCGGCGCGCCGATCTGGGCGTTCTACCGCAGGGAAGATCCCCAGACGGTCGCCGTCACGATCGAGAAGGAGGAGGGGCGATGAACCCGATGGACACGCTCATCTGGCTGATCAACTTCCCGGTCGCGCACGGCTACGCGATGGTCTTCATCGCAGGCTTCTCCCTTCTCGGGCTGTTCGCGATGTCGGCCCGCGGCACCGCACCAGGAGGGCGGCTGCGCAGCATCCGTGAGCGGGAGGGCCTGCTGACGCTCGATGCGCGACCACGGGGTGAGTTTCTCGGTCGTCTCAGTCGAATCGTCTTCCGGGTGCTCGCCTTCCTGATGCTCGGTTCTCTGATCCTCGGCATCCTGGGTCTGACCGGAGTGCCGGTCACCCGCGCCTACATCCACGAGAACGGCCGTCCGACCACCGCGACCATCGATGGGGACTGGGTCACATTCACCACCGCAGACGGCGTCGAGTACACCCTCGAGAGCAATTTCTTCACCCCGTCCGTCTACCCTGCGCGTGACGCCATCCCATCGAGCGGGAGCGTCGTCGTGCGCTACCTTCCGAGCCACCCGCAGGCGTTCGTCATCGACGGCTCGCAGCGGCCTCGCTGAGCACCGACCAGAGGAGACCTCATGTCCCGCATCATCGTTTTCGGCGGCCACGGCCGCATCGCCCTTCTGCTTGCCCCGCTGCTCGTCGCACGTGGTGACGAAGTCACGGCGATCATCCGGAATCCGGCGCACGCCGCCGAGGTCGAGCAGACCGGGGCGACGCCCGTGGTGGCCGATATCGAGGAATTGGATGTCGCCGCTCTCGCCGACCTGATCCGCGCCCACGATGCGGTGGTCTGGTCGGCGGGTGCCGGAGGTGGTGCTCCGCAGCGGACCTATGCCGTCGATCGCGATGCCGCGATCCGAACGATGGATGCGGCGGAAGCCGCCGGCGTCCGCCGCTACGTCATGGTGTCGTGGCTCGGATCGACCGCCGAGCACGGAATCCCCGAGGACGACGGCTTCTTTCCCTACGCCGACGCGAAGTGGGCGGCAGACGAGTATCTGCGAGGGACGGATCTGGAGGGCACGATCCTCGCCCCCGGTACGCTCACGCTCGACTCCTCGACCGGGCGGATCGAACTCGACCCTTCGGATCGCGGCGCAGTGTCCCGTGCCGATGTCGCCGCCGTGATCGCCGCAACGCTGGAAGCGTCGCCCACGATCGGACGGACCATCCGCTTCGGCAACGGAACCCCGGAATCCTCCGAGCCGATCGACGTCGCCCTCGCCCGCTGACCGGCGCGTCGCCCGCTCGCTCAGCGACCGGAGAAAAGGCGTCGTAGGCTGGACGGATGCGCCGAAACCTCACCGTCCGGGTTGCCGGAGCGTTGATGGTCGCCGTCGCAGCGCTCACTCCCGCGGCCGCGTCGGCGGATCTCGAGCGCGCCGGCGTGGTCGACACCGCACGGAAGAGCGGTCCGGCTGACCGGGCCGAGACGATCGTCTCGGCGATGAGCGTCCAGGAGCAGGCGGCGAGTGTCGTGATGGGGCACATTCCGAGCACGGACGCGGCCACGCTCAGCACCTTCATGTCGGCGGAGAATCTCGGCGGATTCATCCTGATGGGGTCGAACGTTCCCGGTTCAGAAGCCGAACTGCTCGGGGTCACCGCGGCGCTCACGATCGATCCCGAGCTTCCGCCCCTCATCGCCATCGACCAGGAGGGCGGCGACGTTTCGCGCATCGGCTGGGACGATTTCCCCGCCGCGCCCACCCTCAAGGACTCGACCCCGGCGGCCACCTCGGCGGCGTTCGCTGCCCGCGCCTCGCTCGTGGCGCGCGGGGGAGCGAACGTGAATTTCGGCATCGTCGCGGATACGACCGCCGACGGCTCGTCGTTCATCTTCAGTCGTTCCCTCGGGGCCGACCCTCAGAGTGCGGCAGATCGGGTCGCCGCCGCTGTCACCGCCGAGGAGCAGTTCCTCGCCTCTACACTGAAGCATTTCCCGGGGCACGGTGCGGCACCGGGAGATTCTCACCAGCAGATCCCCTCCACCGCCATGACGATCGAGCAGTGGCGCGCGGCGGATGCGCTGCCGTTCATCGCCGGGATCGATGCCGGCGCATCCCTGCTCATGTTCGGGCACCTCGCCTACACGGCGGTCGACCCCGCGCCTGCGTCTCTTTCCGCCCGGTGGCACGAGATCGCCCGTGAGGAACTCGGATTCGACGGTGTGATCATCACCGACGATCTCGGCATGCTCCAGTCGACCGGTATTCCGGCATACGCGGATCCGGTCGCGAACGCCGTCGCGGCGCTGGCCGCCGGCACCGACCTCGTACTCACCATCGCTCACTCCACACCCGAGACCGCCGCACAGCTGACGGCCGGAATCGTCGCTGCCGTCGAGGCGGGAGCCCTCCCCGTGGAGCGGCTTCAGGAAGCGGCGGAACGGGTGCTCACGTTACGGCTGGAACTCGCGGGGGCCGGCTCAGGGTGGGCGCTCTGCGCGGAGTGCGCGCCCGTCTCCTGACCCAGCCAGGCGCCGAGCAGCCGCCTACGCAGCAACGCGCCGCGATCGGCGAACCCTCGCTGCCGACGCACGTACTCCGCTTTTCCGTCGACGGTCTCGATCCGAACCGGTTCGACACCCCACGCGGTGAGGTCGTACGGCGCCGCCTGCATGTCCAGCAGCCGGATGTCTCTGGCCAGCTCGAACGTGTCGAGCAGCAGCTCGCCGGGCACCAGCGGCCCGAGCTTCATCGCCCACTTGTACAGATCCATCCCGGCGTGCAGGCACCCCGGCTGCTCGAACAGCGGCTGCACATCACGGCTGAGGTCGTTGCGGTTGCGCGGCACCGCTTCCGGCGTGAAGACGCGGAACGCGTCGAAGTGCGTGCAGCGCAGTTCGTGACTCTCCACCACCGCGTCGGTCTCGGCCTGCCCGAGACGCAGCGGCGCCGGATGGCGGTGTTCCTTGTCTCGGTAGACCATCGCCCATTCGTGCAGGCCGAAGCAGCCGAACTGGCCGGGTCGCGACGCGGTGCGGCGCAGCATCCGCTCGATCAACCCCGCGAGGTCCGGCTTCTCGCGTGCGAAGGCGGCCGCATCGGGGACGGCGGAATCGGCAGAGGAGCCGGGGGAGTACCAGCGCCAATCCACCCGCTCCGGGGCCTGCTCGAGTTCGACCCCGGCGCCCGGGTGCCAACGACGTATCTGGGCGGGCTTGTACGAGTAGTACGTGAACAGGAAGTCCCACACCGGATGCTTCTCGCCGCGTGCCGACCGCGCGCGGTGCTCGGCGGTCAGCTGGTCCGCGCGCTCGTGGTGCGCCCGTTCGAGCTCCGACCAGTCGCTGCGTGGGAGGGCCATCTCAGCGCAGGATGCCGACATCACCGAGCAGATCGCGCAGACCCGCGCCGTCCTCGGCGCTCACCCACGGGGCCGGGTCGTCAGCATGCGGCTCGGGGTCGGCGCGCCCACCCGCGAGCACGGCTTCCGCAGGCAGCAGGCGACGGATGGCGACACCGGCGACGGAGTCGGGATGCTCTTCCATGAACTGCGTGTAGATCGACTCGTCATGCTGCCCGTCGTCGCCGATCAGCAGCCATTTCACATCGGGGAACTCGGTCGCCAGCCGACGCAGGTTCGTGAGCTTGTGCTCTCGGCCGCTGCGGAACCAGCGGTCGTGGGTCGGACCCCAGTCGGTGAGCAGCATGGCGCCGGCGGGGAACAGGTGCCTCCCGAGGAACCGGCGCAGGGTCGGCGCCACGTTCCAGGCGCCGGTGGACAGGTAGATCATCGGGGCACCGGGATGCTCCCGGAGGAGCTGATCGAGCAGGACCGCCATTCCCGGGACGGGCAGGCGGGCGTGCTCGTCGACGACGAACGAGTTCCAGAAGGCGATGAAGGGCCGGGGGAGCGCGGTCACCATGACGGTGTCGTCGACGTCCGAGACGACACCGAACCGCACGCCGTCTGCGGCGATGAACGCGGTGGACTCGACGGGGTCCTGTCCTTCGACCGACATCGTGAAGCTCTGCCAGCCGGCGGGGAGGTCGGCCGCGATCGAGGTGTCGATGACGCCGCCACGATCGGCCACGACTTCGTGCACCTTGCCGCCGATATCGATGCTGACCGTGGCGAAGCTCACCGGGATTCCGACGAAGCTGCGCCAACCGCGCACGCTCGCCGGTTCGCCGTTCTTGGTCGCGCGTTGCGGGCGCACGATGAGCACACGGCCGGTGACGCGCACCCAGCCGGCGCCGCCATAGCCGGGGAAGGGCAGGATCGTCGCGGCACGGCCGCGACGGCGCGCGCGGCCCTCGCGCCACACGTGAAGACGGTGCTCGAGTCGCGCGAACCAGTGGATCCGGGGTGCCGGGGGAACTTTTGGCATCGGTTCAGTCTTTCACGTCGGTCGCGGCATCCGCGTCCGGAGTCTCGAGGTGGCGGGCCTCGAGGCGTGAGATGACCTTCTTACCGACGAACACCGCAATCAGGAACAGCGCGATGATGCCAACGAAGATGTATCCCGCATAGTGGACCCGGTCGGCGAGCTCGTCGAAGCTTCCGGCCGCCAGAGACGTGACGCTCACGTAGGCAGTGGCCCACAGCAGGCACGCGGGTGCGGTCCACGCGAGGAAGCGGCGGTACGAGTAGTGGCTCATACCCACGGTGAGTGGGACGAGCGAGTGGAGCACCGGCAGGAAGCGCGACAGGAAGATTGCGATGCCGCCTCTGCGCGCGAGATAGCGCTCTGCGCGCACCCAGTTCTCCTCGCCGACCCGTCGGCCGACCCAGGAAGCGCGGATATGCGGACCGATCCATCTGCCGAGCCAGAAGCCGATGCTCTCGCCGATCAGCGCACCGACCACGACGGCGACGACCATCGCGACCGCTTCGGGGAGGCTCGTGATGCCGATGGAGGCGATGAGGACCACCGTGTCGCCTGGGAACACCAGGCCGATCAGGACGCTGGTCTCCAACATCACGGCGAGCCCCGCGACGAGCGTGCGGGCAACCGGGTCGATGGACCGCATAAAGTCGATCAACCACGGCACGATCTCATCCACTCCATGAGGATACGGGACGCATCGCGGCTCTACCCTGGAAACGTGCCCGATCGCCTGAGTAGTCGCGTCCTGTCCGGGTGGACCGACCCTTCCGCGCTGTTCATGGCGCTCGAGTCCGTCTCGCCGGACGTGTTCTGGCTGGATGCCGGGACGGCCGCCCGCGAGGGCTGGAGCTTCATCGGCACCGGCGAGCGCGTCGGGGATCCGGATGCTGTGCGCATCGACTCGGTGACGGGAGGCGATGCCGACGCTCCGCCGTTCCTGGGCGGCTGGGTGGGCTGGTGCGACTACGAGAGCGGCGCCGCGGCGGCCGGGGCGCCGACTTCCGCGAGCGTGGGGAGGTCGTGGCTGCGCGCCCGCCGGGTCGTGGCCTTCGATCACGCGGCCGATCGTGTCTGGGTGCTCGCGGAGGAAAGCGATCTGGACGAGTGGGCGGCGCTCGTGGCGGAACCGCGTGCCGTGGCATCCGCCGTCCCCGTCTCGACTGACGTTGCAATTTCTGCGCTGGCCAGACACGAGCCCGCAGAATACATGCAGCTCATCGAGCGCTGCCGCGAGCTGATCAGGGCGGGCATCGCCTATCAGCTCTGCCTGACCACGCGGTTCACCGTTCCAGGGCAGCATGATGCCGTCGCCGCCTACCTTCGACTCCGCGCCGCGACGCCGGCGCACCACGGGGGGTTCGTGCGCATCGGCGGGCGTGCTCTGCTCAGCGCGAGTCCTGAGCAGTTCCTGCACGCGGCCGGAGGCGTCATCCGCACCCGCCCGATCAAGGGAACCCGACCCCGCAGCGCGGATGCGGCGGAGGACGCGGCTCTCGCCGCAGAACTCGCCGTGAACGCCAAGGAGCGGGCCGAGAACGTGATGATCGTCGATCTCATGCGCAACGACCTCTCCCGGGTGTGCGAACCGGGGTCGATCCGGGTGGACGCGCTGTGGCAGGTGGAGAGCTACCCGGCCGTGCATCAACTGGTGAGCACCGTAAGCGGGAAGGCGGCGTCGGGCACGACGGTCGCCGAACTCCTCGAGGCGACCTTTCCGGCGGGGAGCATGACGGGGGCGCCGAAGCTCTCGGCGATGACCCGGCTGCACGAATTGGAGGGCGGGCCCCGGGGCATCTATGCCGGATGCTTCGGATACGTCGGCGTCGACGGCGCACTCGACCTGGCGATGGTGATCCGC from Microbacterium sp. LWO13-1.2 includes the following:
- a CDS encoding CorA family divalent cation transporter; its protein translation is MTRPWHRLVNPSRAELEVAQAQFGLHPLILGDLGEHRQQPKFETFGDHLYLSIWDVDRGGVESATTDVDLALIWNGDVLLLIQRGDIDEIRDLDALLAGPGPVLVDSPITAAYRVLDAIVHDFVELAAQVEGDLDELEADVFDNRVHEDYQRIYRLRRRIGRIDRAATGLSEALRAARQEFEAATADRPKLRPYFHHLELDATGVAELSANEHASLDALVSSHESNVATRQNQDMRTISAYAALLAIPTVIGGLYGMNFKNLPLLRWEYGWVAVGVSIIVLDVVAYIVFRRRGWLGGAAENNGGEE
- a CDS encoding TetR/AcrR family transcriptional regulator; amino-acid sequence: MARALSQYHRGVAAANRAAILDASTTLFLEHGYDRTSLARVAENAGVSKATLFKQFPTKAELFEATVLAAGDVPGGEFADPPSEDFHAGLVVLGLAYADLLSRPQMEDLIRVVIANLPRFPELRERTFNFGTLPVLTALARYFKTANVAGTAIVENPDVAAAQFLGMISTVVFWPRLIHGNWSLDEAETHDVVDEAARTMVARYGAPTSR
- a CDS encoding dihydrofolate reductase family protein, translated to MAKLIYSMFTSLDGYAEAAEGDLGSGAEDEEVHTFIGDTFRHLGTYLYGRRMYETMVFWETAHALPDVPPYIAQYARDWQAAEKVVYSTTLESVSSAKTRIERSFDPDAVRRLKAESDHDLSVDGPTLAAHAIAAGLVDEYHLFITTSVVGGGKRFFPDGVRLDLDLVEQRAFENGLLYVRYQTR
- a CDS encoding GNAT family N-acetyltransferase; translation: MTSIRAIQQDDFEEWSVLWSGYLRFYESEIADDVTRATFDRLVKDRELHGALAIDEEGHAIGLVHWLTHAATWSTGEYCYLEDLFVAPDARGSGSGRAMIAHVREWAEQAGCAKLYWLTQEGNATARTLYDRVATNTGFTHYQISL
- a CDS encoding NAD(P)-binding domain-containing protein — protein: MSILESVVIGAGQAGLSASYHLTRLGIDHVVLDADAEAGGAWRHRWDALTMQDVHGVAELPGSAPPPRNSERANMAVPAYFAEYERAHALPIVRPVRVDQVTDDDGILVVHAGERTWSTRTLVNATGTWTQPFMPHYPGMETFLGEQLHTVDYPGPEHFRGRRVLVVGGGASAVQFIGALAPITDTLWATRREPVWITSDFTPEAGAAAVALVEQRVAQGLPPQSVVSVTGLMLRAQEREAERRGAYAARRPMFSRIEPDGVRWADGAFERVDVILWATGFRPAISHLAPLHLRSAAGGIQLDRHGRGTTAVGDPRVQMVGYGPSASTIGANRAGRTAARGVQHQLAASGALQDTDRAISLR
- a CDS encoding SDR family oxidoreductase, with protein sequence MSRIIVFGGHGRIALLLAPLLVARGDEVTAIIRNPAHAAEVEQTGATPVVADIEELDVAALADLIRAHDAVVWSAGAGGGAPQRTYAVDRDAAIRTMDAAEAAGVRRYVMVSWLGSTAEHGIPEDDGFFPYADAKWAADEYLRGTDLEGTILAPGTLTLDSSTGRIELDPSDRGAVSRADVAAVIAATLEASPTIGRTIRFGNGTPESSEPIDVALAR
- a CDS encoding glycoside hydrolase family 3 N-terminal domain-containing protein — encoded protein: MRRNLTVRVAGALMVAVAALTPAAASADLERAGVVDTARKSGPADRAETIVSAMSVQEQAASVVMGHIPSTDAATLSTFMSAENLGGFILMGSNVPGSEAELLGVTAALTIDPELPPLIAIDQEGGDVSRIGWDDFPAAPTLKDSTPAATSAAFAARASLVARGGANVNFGIVADTTADGSSFIFSRSLGADPQSAADRVAAAVTAEEQFLASTLKHFPGHGAAPGDSHQQIPSTAMTIEQWRAADALPFIAGIDAGASLLMFGHLAYTAVDPAPASLSARWHEIAREELGFDGVIITDDLGMLQSTGIPAYADPVANAVAALAAGTDLVLTIAHSTPETAAQLTAGIVAAVEAGALPVERLQEAAERVLTLRLELAGAGSGWALCAECAPVS
- a CDS encoding 3-methyladenine DNA glycosylase, which encodes MALPRSDWSELERAHHERADQLTAEHRARSARGEKHPVWDFLFTYYSYKPAQIRRWHPGAGVELEQAPERVDWRWYSPGSSADSAVPDAAAFAREKPDLAGLIERMLRRTASRPGQFGCFGLHEWAMVYRDKEHRHPAPLRLGQAETDAVVESHELRCTHFDAFRVFTPEAVPRNRNDLSRDVQPLFEQPGCLHAGMDLYKWAMKLGPLVPGELLLDTFELARDIRLLDMQAAPYDLTAWGVEPVRIETVDGKAEYVRRQRGFADRGALLRRRLLGAWLGQETGAHSAQSAHPEPAPASSSRNVSTRSAAS
- a CDS encoding phosphatase domain-containing protein, with protein sequence MPKVPPAPRIHWFARLEHRLHVWREGRARRRGRAATILPFPGYGGAGWVRVTGRVLIVRPQRATKNGEPASVRGWRSFVGIPVSFATVSIDIGGKVHEVVADRGGVIDTSIAADLPAGWQSFTMSVEGQDPVESTAFIAADGVRFGVVSDVDDTVMVTALPRPFIAFWNSFVVDEHARLPVPGMAVLLDQLLREHPGAPMIYLSTGAWNVAPTLRRFLGRHLFPAGAMLLTDWGPTHDRWFRSGREHKLTNLRRLATEFPDVKWLLIGDDGQHDESIYTQFMEEHPDSVAGVAIRRLLPAEAVLAGGRADPEPHADDPAPWVSAEDGAGLRDLLGDVGILR
- a CDS encoding DedA family protein, whose protein sequence is MDEIVPWLIDFMRSIDPVARTLVAGLAVMLETSVLIGLVFPGDTVVLIASIGITSLPEAVAMVVAVVVGALIGESIGFWLGRWIGPHIRASWVGRRVGEENWVRAERYLARRGGIAIFLSRFLPVLHSLVPLTVGMSHYSYRRFLAWTAPACLLWATAYVSVTSLAAGSFDELADRVHYAGYIFVGIIALFLIAVFVGKKVISRLEARHLETPDADAATDVKD
- a CDS encoding chorismate-binding protein, encoding MPDRLSSRVLSGWTDPSALFMALESVSPDVFWLDAGTAAREGWSFIGTGERVGDPDAVRIDSVTGGDADAPPFLGGWVGWCDYESGAAAAGAPTSASVGRSWLRARRVVAFDHAADRVWVLAEESDLDEWAALVAEPRAVASAVPVSTDVAISALARHEPAEYMQLIERCRELIRAGIAYQLCLTTRFTVPGQHDAVAAYLRLRAATPAHHGGFVRIGGRALLSASPEQFLHAAGGVIRTRPIKGTRPRSADAAEDAALAAELAVNAKERAENVMIVDLMRNDLSRVCEPGSIRVDALWQVESYPAVHQLVSTVSGKAASGTTVAELLEATFPAGSMTGAPKLSAMTRLHELEGGPRGIYAGCFGYVGVDGALDLAMVIRSIVIEQTAAVVGAGGGITWGSVPAAEVAEVATKARAPLAALGAVLPGHWGSDILN